A single genomic interval of Rosistilla ulvae harbors:
- the aroF gene encoding 3-deoxy-7-phosphoheptulonate synthase: MILILKSDATESQIQHVIERVESLGFGAHLSRGTFRTIIGLIGDEQRLQSEPLSAIPGVCQVVPVMPPYKLASLDAHPQPSVVDVGGVPVGGGQLAMIAGPCAVEEPERMLRIAMAVKAAGANIYRGGAYKPRTSPYSFQGLGEDGLKILRDVGDTCGMPIVTEVTDPRNVETVARYADLLQIGARNMQNFVLLTEVGQSNKPVLLKRGMSATIVDWLMSAEYVLAQGNPNVILCERGIKSFDPSTRNLFDVAAVPVVKGLSHLPVIVDPSHATGKPALIPPCALAGVAAGADGVHIEVHDQPEVAKSDGPQALLPEQYAEVADQIRQLAALLGKTIAPLPSATSPGN; this comes from the coding sequence TTGATACTGATCCTAAAAAGCGACGCAACCGAATCGCAGATCCAACATGTCATCGAACGTGTCGAATCGCTGGGGTTTGGCGCGCACCTGAGTCGCGGAACGTTCCGCACCATCATCGGTTTGATCGGCGACGAACAACGGCTGCAGTCCGAACCGTTGAGTGCGATTCCGGGAGTCTGCCAAGTCGTCCCGGTGATGCCACCCTACAAGCTAGCTTCGTTGGATGCCCATCCGCAGCCAAGCGTTGTCGATGTTGGCGGAGTTCCGGTGGGTGGCGGCCAATTGGCGATGATCGCTGGCCCCTGTGCTGTCGAAGAGCCCGAGCGGATGTTGCGGATCGCGATGGCAGTCAAAGCGGCCGGAGCGAACATCTACCGCGGTGGCGCCTACAAACCACGCACCAGCCCCTACAGTTTCCAAGGGCTGGGCGAAGACGGTCTGAAGATCCTTCGCGATGTGGGCGATACCTGCGGTATGCCGATCGTGACCGAAGTCACCGATCCCCGCAACGTCGAGACCGTCGCGCGTTATGCCGATCTGCTGCAGATCGGTGCTCGAAATATGCAGAATTTTGTGCTGTTGACCGAAGTCGGCCAGTCGAACAAGCCGGTTCTGCTGAAACGCGGTATGAGTGCGACGATCGTCGATTGGTTGATGAGTGCCGAATACGTGCTGGCTCAAGGCAACCCCAACGTGATCCTGTGCGAGCGCGGTATCAAGAGCTTTGACCCTTCGACTCGCAACCTTTTTGATGTCGCGGCGGTGCCCGTCGTCAAGGGGCTGAGCCATCTGCCGGTGATCGTCGACCCAAGTCATGCGACGGGCAAGCCGGCGTTGATTCCACCCTGTGCCTTGGCTGGTGTCGCCGCCGGAGCGGATGGCGTTCACATCGAAGTCCACGACCAGCCGGAAGTCGCCAAAAGCGACGGCCCTCAAGCCCTGCTGCCCGAGCAGTACGCCGAAGTCGCCGACCAAATCCGCCAGCTCGCGGCGTTGCTGGGCAAGACGATCGCTCCGCTCCCGTCAGCGACGAGTCCCGGCAATTAG